From Bacillus sp. Bos-x628, the proteins below share one genomic window:
- a CDS encoding type II asparaginase, whose product MNVTKWLGVMFLSISLLLTAGCAGNNSQESSQNKRESAFNQTQQERKTRAVETGNHSLANIKVLATGGTIAGSSDSDTDTTGYKSGSLGIDKVIASVPQLKDIANVTGEQVANVGSENVDNALLLKLAKRVNQLLKDDQVDGIVITHGTDTLEETAYFLHLVVKSEKPVVVVGSMRPASAISADGPLNLYHAVKIASTKDAKGKGVMVTLNDRIASARFITKTNTTTTDSFKSLEQGYIGEIAGEEVSFYNEPTRKHTVDSEFDVSKMKELPQVDILYGYQNDEKYLYDAAVKAGAKGIVVAAAGNGTMSTEAIKGAADAVKKDVVIVRSSRVGSGIVTHEKMDDKYHFVTSDSLNPQKARILLMLALTKTKDPNKIQTYFEQY is encoded by the coding sequence ATGAATGTAACAAAATGGCTAGGTGTGATGTTTCTTTCAATTTCGTTATTGCTAACTGCAGGCTGTGCAGGCAACAACTCACAGGAAAGTAGCCAGAACAAAAGAGAAAGCGCATTCAATCAAACACAGCAGGAAAGGAAAACACGTGCAGTGGAAACAGGGAATCATTCACTTGCCAATATTAAAGTGTTGGCAACGGGCGGTACAATTGCAGGCTCTTCAGATAGTGATACAGATACAACCGGATATAAGTCTGGTTCACTCGGTATCGATAAAGTGATAGCTTCTGTTCCACAGTTAAAAGATATTGCGAACGTGACTGGTGAACAGGTTGCGAATGTAGGGAGTGAAAATGTAGATAACGCTCTCCTTTTAAAATTAGCAAAGCGAGTCAATCAGCTATTAAAGGACGATCAAGTCGATGGTATTGTCATTACACATGGAACAGATACGCTTGAAGAGACTGCTTATTTTTTACATTTGGTTGTCAAGAGTGAAAAGCCAGTTGTGGTTGTTGGATCGATGAGACCAGCATCAGCGATTAGCGCCGATGGCCCTCTGAATCTATACCATGCAGTGAAAATTGCATCGACAAAAGATGCAAAAGGTAAAGGTGTCATGGTGACATTAAATGATCGAATTGCATCAGCTCGATTTATTACCAAAACGAACACAACGACAACAGATTCCTTCAAGTCCCTTGAGCAAGGTTACATTGGTGAAATTGCCGGTGAAGAGGTCTCATTTTATAATGAACCGACAAGAAAACATACGGTTGACAGCGAATTTGACGTGTCAAAAATGAAGGAATTGCCACAGGTGGATATCTTATATGGCTATCAAAATGATGAGAAATATTTATATGATGCCGCAGTGAAAGCCGGAGCAAAAGGTATTGTCGTAGCTGCAGCCGGAAATGGAACTATGTCAACAGAAGCCATTAAGGGTGCAGCAGATGCAGTCAAAAAAGATGTTGTCATTGTAAGATCAAGCCGTGTAGGAAGTGGGATTGTTACACATGAAAAGATGGATGACAAATATCACTTCGTTACATCTGATTCATTAAATCCACAAAAAGCACGCATCTTGCTAATGCTTGCACTCACTAAAACCAAAGATCCAAATAAAATTCAAACTTATTTTGAGCAGTATTAA
- a CDS encoding alpha/beta hydrolase translates to MNIEEQIKIAVSLRQQTERSLTSHSELKPSNPPEVNKMEYFIPTSAGETRVWVFKPIEKLTQVLPVFVNMHGGGFILGSVDMDNHWCPVIADRAQCMVVNVDYQLAPENPFPAALYECYDVMKWLYENHDELCIDPEKLAVGGHSAGGNLATSVCLLNIQKGNKLPIVYQVLDYPPLDLATDPNLKPAFKEAIPPDMANLFNALYLQEEDARNPLASPVFADVSSLASMPPALVITAEKDSLAAEAKHYAEKLKEAGVAVTYCQYRGVSHGFTHAGDLEIAEQAWHFMSDKLKEAFNS, encoded by the coding sequence ATGAACATAGAAGAACAAATCAAAATAGCTGTTTCATTACGTCAACAAACAGAACGTTCTCTGACAAGTCATTCGGAGCTTAAACCATCCAATCCGCCTGAAGTGAACAAGATGGAATATTTTATTCCAACATCTGCTGGAGAAACAAGGGTTTGGGTATTCAAACCGATAGAAAAATTAACACAGGTACTACCGGTATTTGTAAATATGCACGGTGGCGGGTTTATACTGGGCAGTGTTGACATGGATAACCACTGGTGTCCAGTGATCGCAGATCGTGCGCAATGTATGGTCGTCAATGTTGATTATCAGCTGGCGCCTGAAAATCCTTTCCCAGCGGCTCTATATGAGTGCTACGACGTAATGAAATGGCTTTATGAGAACCATGATGAGCTATGTATTGATCCAGAAAAATTGGCGGTCGGAGGACATAGTGCAGGTGGGAATTTGGCTACTTCTGTTTGTTTACTTAATATACAAAAAGGGAACAAACTGCCGATTGTTTATCAAGTGCTCGATTATCCTCCGTTAGATTTAGCGACTGATCCGAATCTGAAGCCAGCATTTAAAGAGGCAATTCCGCCTGATATGGCTAATCTCTTTAATGCACTCTATTTACAAGAAGAAGATGCGCGAAACCCGCTTGCTTCTCCTGTCTTTGCAGATGTATCATCTTTAGCAAGTATGCCCCCTGCACTTGTGATCACAGCCGAGAAAGATTCATTAGCTGCTGAAGCCAAACATTATGCTGAAAAGTTAAAAGAAGCAGGGGTAGCTGTCACATATTGCCAATATAGAGGAGTCTCTCATGGCTTCACACATGCAGGCGATTTGGAAATAGCTGAACAGGCTTGGCATTTCATGAGTGACAAATTAAAAGAGGCTTTTAACTCATAA
- a CDS encoding MerR family transcriptional regulator, whose protein sequence is MKISQVAKQLDLSTATLRYYENVGLIRPIKRDKNGIRDYTEEDIQWIEFIKCMRNAGLSIDALIEYTSLFTEGDDRTLTARKMILVNERERLIEKRKEIEETIKRLDFKIEGYEDVILTKERE, encoded by the coding sequence ATGAAAATATCACAGGTAGCGAAGCAATTGGATTTATCCACAGCCACGCTCAGGTACTACGAAAACGTTGGATTGATTAGACCGATCAAACGTGACAAAAATGGCATCCGTGATTATACAGAAGAAGATATTCAATGGATAGAGTTTATTAAATGTATGAGAAATGCAGGGCTCTCGATCGATGCGCTCATAGAATACACTTCATTATTTACTGAGGGAGATGATCGGACATTAACGGCTAGAAAAATGATTCTGGTGAACGAAAGAGAAAGATTGATAGAAAAACGGAAAGAAATTGAAGAGACCATCAAGCGATTAGACTTTAAAATTGAAGGATATGAAGATGTGATTTTAACAAAAGAAAGAGAATGA
- a CDS encoding NAD(P)-dependent alcohol dehydrogenase codes for MCQTYQSQVLSVSHAKANFERTTIERRALRPHDILIDIHYCGICHSDIHSAFDDWGGGIFPMVPGHEITGVVAAVGDAVTKFTIGDRVGVGCFVDSCGTCEYCQNGDEQYCAKGVVQTYNNLDYEGEPTYGGYSQKIVVTERFVVSIPDNLDLDIASPLLCAGITTYSPLKHWNVGPGKKVAIVGMGGLGHVAIQFAHAMGAEVTVLSRSLDKKEEALSFGAKDYFATNDPDTFKTLAGQFDVILNTVSANINVDAYLSLLRVDGTLVNVGAPAEPDQFRVFSLIMGRRSIAGSLVGGIKETQEMLDFAAAHNIAPQIEVIHASQVDEAYERVLKSDVRYRFVIDIATL; via the coding sequence ATGTGCCAGACGTATCAATCTCAAGTATTAAGTGTTTCACATGCAAAAGCAAACTTTGAACGGACAACAATCGAGCGGAGAGCGCTTCGTCCGCATGATATTTTAATTGATATTCACTATTGCGGCATTTGTCATTCAGATATCCATAGTGCCTTTGACGACTGGGGCGGTGGGATTTTTCCAATGGTACCAGGTCATGAAATCACTGGGGTCGTTGCAGCAGTTGGCGATGCAGTCACCAAGTTTACGATTGGAGATCGTGTAGGGGTCGGTTGTTTTGTGGATTCATGCGGTACGTGTGAATATTGCCAGAATGGAGACGAACAATATTGCGCAAAAGGTGTCGTTCAAACCTATAATAACCTTGATTACGAGGGAGAGCCAACATATGGCGGCTACAGCCAAAAGATTGTCGTGACTGAACGCTTTGTGGTCAGCATCCCTGACAATCTAGATCTTGATATCGCAAGTCCTCTACTATGTGCGGGTATTACGACCTATTCTCCGTTAAAGCATTGGAATGTTGGACCTGGCAAAAAAGTTGCGATCGTCGGTATGGGTGGTCTTGGACATGTAGCGATCCAATTCGCCCATGCGATGGGTGCTGAAGTGACCGTTCTTAGCCGTTCTTTGGATAAAAAAGAAGAAGCTTTGTCATTTGGAGCAAAAGACTACTTCGCTACAAACGATCCAGACACATTCAAGACACTCGCTGGTCAGTTTGATGTCATTCTCAATACAGTCTCTGCAAATATCAACGTGGATGCGTATTTATCCTTACTTCGTGTCGACGGTACGTTGGTCAACGTCGGTGCACCAGCTGAACCGGATCAATTCCGAGTCTTTTCGTTGATTATGGGTCGACGCAGCATTGCCGGCTCTCTTGTTGGCGGCATAAAGGAAACACAAGAAATGCTTGATTTCGCAGCAGCTCACAACATTGCACCACAAATTGAAGTCATTCACGCAAGTCAAGTCGATGAAGCATACGAACGCGTACTCAAAAGCGATGTCCGCTATCGGTTTGTAATTGATATTGCGACGTTATAA
- a CDS encoding CarD family transcriptional regulator, whose translation MFQIGDNIVYPMQGAGIIEAIEEKEISDEKQQYYVIKMTISNMKVMIPTRKISGSSIRPVTDIITLKRIMHIFQHGKSDKLLPWKQRFKVNTNKIKTGDIQEGVEVIRDLMRMKKEKALNASEKKMLDHAYEFLMSELEVIKGITENQIKSFC comes from the coding sequence ATGTTTCAAATTGGCGATAACATTGTTTATCCAATGCAAGGAGCAGGTATAATTGAAGCCATAGAAGAAAAAGAAATCTCTGATGAAAAACAACAGTATTATGTTATAAAAATGACGATCAGTAATATGAAAGTGATGATTCCAACGCGGAAAATATCAGGTTCAAGTATAAGACCAGTTACTGATATCATTACATTAAAACGCATTATGCACATTTTTCAGCACGGGAAATCAGATAAGTTACTGCCATGGAAGCAAAGGTTTAAAGTAAACACGAACAAAATTAAAACGGGCGACATACAAGAAGGCGTTGAAGTTATACGTGATTTAATGCGAATGAAAAAAGAAAAAGCACTTAATGCAAGTGAAAAAAAAATGTTAGATCACGCTTATGAGTTTTTGATGAGTGAACTGGAAGTCATTAAAGGAATTACTGAAAATCAAATAAAAAGTTTCTGTTAA
- the cspC gene encoding cold shock protein CspC has translation MEQGTVKWFNAEKGFGFIERENGDDVFVHFSSIQSDGFKSLDEGQKVTFDVEQGSRGAQAANVQKVA, from the coding sequence ATGGAACAAGGTACAGTGAAATGGTTTAATGCAGAAAAAGGTTTTGGATTTATCGAACGTGAAAATGGAGACGATGTATTTGTACACTTTTCTTCAATCCAAAGTGACGGGTTCAAATCTTTAGACGAAGGTCAAAAAGTAACGTTTGACGTTGAGCAAGGTTCTCGCGGAGCTCAAGCTGCGAACGTTCAAAAAGTGGCTTAA
- a CDS encoding S8 family serine peptidase, which translates to MFKKYLYIILVTTLFFINIPNVSANEHQHRIRKIAEKYDLTGKGVSIAILDTGYSGSNLNIIKKFNVIYGGDNIEDINGHGTLIANIIGSNDFGIAPEAELYIIKVLEKNAFGKYATVIKGIEKAIQYDVDIILMSLGGTEYSKDIEHIIKRALKKGIVVISAVGNDGLSKEDTIRYPAKLNGVIGVGAVNESGHRWFRSSRGEGIDIMAPGENFKSVDQKNNETRISGTSVAAAYLSGFVSLMLQDKRNMTNEQMINMLSKYSEKEKDVISYGKGILNEEETLKQLRRSNIYSNTLKAGIIIFILLSMYFLIKKFNEKKSFF; encoded by the coding sequence ATGTTCAAAAAATATCTTTATATAATTTTAGTCACTACTCTATTTTTTATAAATATACCTAATGTTTCAGCTAATGAACATCAACATAGGATTAGAAAAATAGCTGAGAAATATGATTTAACTGGAAAAGGAGTTTCCATAGCGATTTTAGATACAGGTTATAGTGGAAGTAATCTCAATATTATTAAGAAATTCAATGTAATTTATGGTGGGGATAATATAGAAGATATTAATGGCCATGGTACATTAATTGCTAATATCATCGGTTCAAACGATTTTGGTATCGCTCCTGAAGCTGAATTATATATTATTAAGGTTCTAGAAAAGAATGCATTTGGGAAATATGCGACTGTTATTAAAGGTATTGAAAAAGCAATTCAATATGATGTAGATATTATATTAATGAGCTTAGGGGGTACTGAGTATTCTAAAGATATAGAACATATTATAAAAAGGGCTCTAAAAAAAGGAATTGTCGTAATATCTGCAGTTGGTAATGACGGACTATCAAAAGAAGATACAATAAGATATCCTGCTAAACTAAATGGTGTAATAGGTGTTGGAGCTGTTAATGAAAGTGGACATAGATGGTTTCGATCTAGTAGGGGTGAAGGAATTGATATTATGGCTCCAGGTGAAAATTTTAAAAGTGTAGATCAAAAAAATAACGAAACGAGAATAAGTGGAACGTCTGTGGCAGCTGCCTATTTATCGGGGTTTGTATCACTGATGTTGCAAGATAAAAGAAATATGACGAATGAACAAATGATTAATATGCTATCTAAATATAGTGAAAAAGAAAAAGATGTTATTTCATATGGAAAAGGTATTCTTAATGAAGAAGAAACTTTAAAGCAATTAAGGAGATCTAATATTTATTCTAATACATTAAAAGCAGGAATTATTATATTTATTTTATTGAGTATGTACTTTTTGATAAAGAAGTTTAACGAAAAGAAATCCTTCTTTTAA
- a CDS encoding DUF4258 domain-containing protein: protein MKFLKQISCTIALIMIFTVIGPTITTLTAQETEHEVTTEPQNNSNITDKELLKQDISILINDNSIINNAKITDNNMSDNEKELYQEKISNLKESAFKVDDETLAYMDHINPDIDVQLLIVQEEQIKEELAIESEVDALIAPILIRGAISATVFLLRKAGVRVLTVSWHLGLRMIERGITPKQVFDAVKYGKKYYDPKYKSTVYLYKGVAVAKKGNTLTTTYKSGVKKRWK from the coding sequence TTGAAATTTTTAAAACAAATTAGTTGTACTATCGCTTTAATTATGATTTTCACAGTAATAGGACCTACCATAACAACTTTAACCGCACAGGAAACGGAACACGAAGTAACTACTGAACCGCAAAATAATTCTAATATAACTGATAAAGAGTTGCTCAAGCAAGATATTTCCATTTTAATTAATGACAACAGTATCATAAATAACGCAAAAATAACTGACAACAATATGTCAGATAATGAAAAAGAATTGTATCAAGAAAAAATTTCAAATTTAAAAGAGAGCGCATTTAAAGTAGATGATGAAACACTAGCTTATATGGATCACATTAATCCAGATATCGATGTGCAACTCTTAATTGTTCAAGAAGAACAAATTAAAGAGGAACTAGCAATAGAAAGTGAAGTTGACGCTTTAATTGCTCCTATACTTATTAGAGGTGCTATTTCCGCAACAGTATTTTTATTGAGAAAAGCAGGTGTTAGAGTTTTAACGGTCAGTTGGCACTTAGGTTTAAGAATGATCGAACGTGGTATTACTCCTAAACAAGTCTTCGATGCAGTAAAATACGGTAAGAAATATTATGACCCGAAATATAAATCTACAGTGTATCTTTATAAAGGTGTGGCTGTAGCTAAAAAAGGTAATACATTGACTACAACCTATAAAAGTGGAGTGAAAAAGAGGTGGAAATAA
- a CDS encoding DUF2283 domain-containing protein, with protein MKKRITFDKTADIGYIYVFNKDYKYTIKETEDLEANDLIALDIDKNNNIVGLEVFGDEAIYIKNNELSQMYKQIDDSYYFLLVDKPVKSSSIFLGIEFLFENEDYTNFIGYKILDNEKYKKEFLD; from the coding sequence ATGAAAAAAAGAATAACTTTTGATAAAACAGCTGACATTGGATATATATATGTTTTTAATAAAGATTATAAATACACAATTAAGGAAACAGAAGATTTAGAAGCTAATGATTTAATAGCTCTAGATATTGATAAGAACAATAATATAGTTGGATTAGAAGTTTTTGGAGATGAAGCAATTTATATTAAAAATAATGAACTTTCCCAAATGTATAAACAAATAGATGATTCATATTATTTTTTATTGGTTGATAAACCTGTAAAAAGCTCCTCAATATTTTTAGGGATTGAATTCCTTTTTGAGAATGAAGATTACACTAACTTTATCGGTTATAAAATTTTAGATAATGAAAAATATAAAAAAGAGTTTTTGGATTAA
- the cspC gene encoding cold shock protein CspC has translation MEQGTVKWFNAEKGFGFIERENGDDVFVHFSSIQSDGFKSLDEGQKVTFDVEQGSRGAQAANVQKVA, from the coding sequence ATGGAACAAGGTACAGTGAAATGGTTTAATGCAGAAAAAGGTTTTGGATTTATCGAACGTGAAAATGGAGACGATGTATTTGTACACTTTTCTTCAATCCAAAGTGACGGGTTCAAATCTTTAGACGAAGGTCAAAAAGTAACGTTTGATGTTGAGCAAGGTTCTCGCGGAGCTCAAGCTGCGAACGTTCAAAAAGTGGCTTAA
- a CDS encoding T7SS effector LXG polymorphic toxin, with protein MEERAKHYQELREEMIDLKQALQGVANLGDEFTGKGADNIKAFYADLALYANTYLDFIDMQKAFLDGVKGKLDDASLGGYTFIDEHFLESQVKQGIQNNQDMVEEQKEALANIFDDIRDLIELDVFSSKEVNEHLDDANIKRQETIDALHKIDHELKTEYAKSEAIEQHLTSFYTKMMAATGKGKHAQPMYYDAKAFHETEVYKNHDKIDAQVKAYLKVKKEEAEKRRIKEFMAKLDDPSCISVDQYFEIVDAIGYEHLSYDQKMYYSHLLQMKAQEEASDVLIDGIKGAAVGIYDVAKDTVIGMYDLVTDPGGAVESVVTAVSHPIETSKVIGKAISDSFQKEVIEGDAYSRAHWFAYATGSLAEIVFGSKGAGAITKTGTSAAKTTIKKGLEQGAKSIDTVSIPNLLPYSPKFQIAGGGKLPYNVFDGENIKNKLLSMAKRLDNNPGYGISKTGRRLPAPKTPPTVVKYGEHFVRWKRKKVLKPNIMYTTKQGYTYTTDHYGRIVKVEARDLQYGEIKRNQYAQSNAGKPDRLPDDDGGHLIASIFKGSGDIDNLLPMNSQINRSGGKWYNMEQEWLSALKEVPPEKVSVNIEAVYHSDSLRPSAFEVKYKIGESTDYIYIKNEYGG; from the coding sequence ATGGAAGAAAGAGCGAAGCACTATCAGGAACTTCGGGAAGAAATGATAGATTTGAAACAAGCATTACAAGGTGTGGCTAATTTAGGTGATGAGTTCACAGGTAAAGGGGCAGATAACATCAAAGCCTTTTATGCTGATCTTGCACTTTATGCCAATACCTATCTTGATTTTATTGACATGCAAAAGGCTTTTTTAGATGGAGTGAAAGGAAAGCTTGATGATGCATCTTTAGGAGGCTATACGTTTATTGACGAGCACTTTCTCGAATCTCAAGTGAAACAAGGCATTCAAAACAATCAAGATATGGTGGAAGAACAAAAGGAAGCTCTTGCAAATATTTTTGATGACATTCGTGATCTGATTGAGTTAGATGTATTTTCTAGCAAAGAAGTAAACGAACACTTAGATGATGCGAATATAAAACGACAAGAAACGATTGATGCCTTACATAAAATAGACCATGAACTCAAAACGGAATACGCAAAATCAGAAGCGATCGAGCAACATCTTACATCATTTTATACCAAAATGATGGCAGCCACCGGTAAAGGGAAACACGCACAGCCCATGTATTATGATGCAAAAGCGTTTCATGAGACAGAAGTGTACAAAAATCATGATAAAATAGATGCACAGGTGAAAGCGTATTTAAAGGTGAAAAAAGAAGAAGCAGAGAAACGAAGAATCAAAGAGTTCATGGCAAAACTTGATGATCCATCATGCATATCAGTAGATCAATATTTTGAGATAGTAGATGCGATTGGATATGAACATCTCTCTTACGATCAAAAAATGTACTACAGTCACCTTCTTCAAATGAAAGCACAAGAAGAAGCGTCAGATGTATTGATTGATGGCATAAAAGGAGCAGCAGTTGGTATTTATGATGTGGCAAAAGATACAGTGATCGGTATGTACGATCTTGTCACTGACCCTGGTGGAGCTGTAGAATCTGTTGTCACCGCTGTTTCTCACCCAATTGAAACGTCAAAAGTCATTGGAAAAGCCATTTCTGATTCATTTCAAAAAGAGGTTATTGAAGGTGATGCCTACTCAAGAGCACATTGGTTTGCCTATGCCACTGGCTCTCTAGCAGAAATCGTATTTGGCTCAAAAGGTGCAGGAGCCATCACGAAAACAGGAACATCTGCAGCTAAAACAACGATTAAAAAAGGACTTGAACAAGGAGCAAAATCAATAGATACTGTCTCCATTCCGAATTTATTGCCGTACTCACCAAAGTTTCAAATAGCTGGCGGCGGAAAACTGCCATATAACGTGTTTGATGGAGAAAACATTAAAAATAAGCTTCTTTCCATGGCAAAACGTTTAGACAACAATCCAGGATACGGGATCTCTAAGACAGGCAGACGATTACCAGCACCAAAAACACCGCCGACAGTCGTTAAATATGGAGAACATTTCGTCAGATGGAAACGAAAGAAAGTGTTAAAACCAAATATCATGTATACAACAAAACAAGGCTACACCTACACAACAGATCACTATGGCCGCATTGTCAAAGTCGAAGCAAGGGATTTACAATACGGAGAGATCAAAAGAAACCAATACGCCCAATCAAATGCTGGGAAACCAGATCGACTGCCAGATGATGACGGAGGTCATTTAATTGCGTCTATTTTTAAAGGTTCTGGGGATATTGATAACCTACTTCCCATGAATTCACAGATTAATCGAAGTGGCGGGAAATGGTACAACATGGAGCAGGAATGGTTGTCTGCACTGAAAGAGGTTCCACCTGAAAAAGTCTCTGTAAATATTGAGGCAGTATATCATTCAGATTCCTTAAGACCTTCAGCTTTCGAAGTGAAATATAAAATAGGCGAAAGTACAGATTATATTTATATAAAAAATGAGTATGGAGGTTAA
- a CDS encoding antitoxin YezG family protein: METKKMSELYKEIAENIHEIIPTEWHKVWLYSEVFNDSSEVAFYFYTDEEKYFYGHNIPDDFQVSERVYVNILIRLQELFIQLREEFIKHNEQVWTTANLQLDHTGKFSIEFGYDDILNLGLNGSQRKAIWAYENLGIYPKRKSIREFLEEYIKSKEENN; this comes from the coding sequence GTGGAAACAAAGAAAATGTCAGAACTTTATAAAGAAATTGCTGAGAATATACACGAAATCATTCCAACTGAATGGCATAAAGTTTGGCTTTACTCCGAAGTGTTTAATGATTCATCAGAGGTTGCTTTTTATTTTTACACTGATGAAGAAAAATATTTTTATGGTCATAATATTCCTGATGACTTTCAAGTGAGTGAACGGGTATACGTTAATATTTTAATTAGACTGCAGGAGTTATTCATACAACTTAGAGAAGAATTTATAAAACATAACGAACAGGTATGGACAACAGCTAACCTTCAACTAGATCATACAGGTAAGTTTTCAATTGAATTTGGTTATGATGATATCTTAAATTTAGGCTTAAATGGCTCACAAAGAAAAGCCATATGGGCATATGAGAATTTAGGTATATACCCAAAAAGAAAATCAATTAGGGAATTTCTTGAAGAATATATAAAAAGCAAAGAAGAAAACAACTAA